The genome window aactgaaagaatattacatggaaCAGTGttaaaaaattccagcaagcctggtggacaataaTGCAAaccgcctacaagaagttatttctgctaaagggggcaatattAGCTTCTGAGGCAAAAGGGTGTAAttaatttttccacagaagaatatcacgtCTATTGATTGAAAatgctaattttccttgtggttttgttcaggtctacagtggggaaaataagtattcagcatcaacatttctttcaggaaatatattttcaatggggtattcacatgaaattttcaccagacatctgtattaactcaagaaatccagaaaaaataaagaattcacaacattaaagtccataaatgaagttatgtgtaataaagtggaatgacacaggaaaaaagttaCATGCCAACAAaaagttctccaaggcaaggtaagtcAAGGAAGTAATTATACCCtcttatctgtgcaaattaatatcagctgggttagtaaattgatggtctattaaaaggctttttgttaccaaggtgtcacacaagaaacatctcatgatgctTTGAGAATGaccgttgtaaaaagcgctatacaaataaaattgaatttaaattaattgaataaaagcaaagagctctcccaagaccatTGCAAACtgattgttgcaaaacatattgatggaatcggatacagacatatttcaaaacttctgaatcttccagtaagcacctctggggccattatccacaagtggaagcaacatcactccatcatcaaccggccacgcacaggagctcctcgcaagatttctgaccagggagtcagaagaatagtcagaagagtagcccaggAGCCAaagaccactcggaaagagctccagaaacacttggaggcagcaggtaacatcgtcacaaagaaaacaataggcagtgcactccactgctcacgctcatcccacaagactccattactaaagaaaaggcatgacgaagctcatttaaagtttgctacaacttatttggacaagcctatgaaatactgggagagtgtagtctggtcagatgagagcaaaattgaactttttggctgtcgtactacacaccatgtttggagaagaaatggcactgcacatcaccctaaaaacaccataccaacagtgaagtttggaggtggaagcatcatggtgtggggctgtttttcatcacatggtactggcaaacttcatataattgaaggaacgatgaatggagccctataccgggagattcttgagaagattctgctgccatccatctggatgatgaagatgagacatgggtggaccttccagcgggacaacgacccaaagcgtacagcaaaggaaactctcaattgttttcagagaaaaaaaaaaaaatccaactgaacaagatttaaagaaaatataattTCTTATCAATTCAATTTACCTTTAGGCcatcattacaaacaaaggcttctccatccatctcctataccgcttatccttccttcagggtcacggggaaacctggagcctatcccagggagcatcgggcacaaggcggggtacaccctagacagggtgccaatccatcacagggcacactcacacacccattcatacactacggacactttggacatgccaatcagcctaccatgcatgtctttggactggggaggaaaccggagtacccggaggaaatccccgtagcacagggagaacatgcaaactccgcacacacagggccatggtgggaatcgaacccccgatgtgaggcgaacgtgctatccactaagtcaccgtgtgCCCAAGGCTTCTCCagtaagtattaaataaatttcagttagtgtgttcaatacttttttcctgtgtcattccactttattacacataactttatatatggactttaatgtttggatttctttatacgTGTGGacttcttgagttaatactgatggtTGGTGAAAtatcactggaaatatatttcctgaaaaaaaaatgttgacgcattcattacttatttcccctactatatcaacttcattaataggcactgttacactgttacaaagaggatcaaatctttgcttgtccaaatatgtatttaaaaaaaagccaacaattcccatggggtgtacttatttttttaacattactGTATTCTAGACCAGGACAGACAAAACGGTcattcaaaacaaataaacaaatctctGCTAATCTTTACAATTTTACAATTACTATTTTTATCTATTATGCTGTTTTCCAAGATGATTGtattttaataatgaaacagaaagaaccacaaataaaaacaacactaGTTGACCATTGTGCTGTACAACtaactacaaataaatacaaaattacaaaaaagaaagagaccATCTAGGTAAAACTCCACAGAAGTGAAAAGGCATCActgtaaaaatataataattaaaaaatatattaattaaatatttattttattggagAGCCCCAAAGAGAAATGCAGCTTTTTGCATAGCATGAGATCTGTGTGAGATCTGTGGAGCAGCAGCTCAAAATATGCTAGTAAATTTCTTATGCTTATACAgaaatatggttttattttggagATCAGTAAGGCAGTGTTTGGGTCAGGTTAAAACCAAACAGTGTTCTCCCATTCATATGATGTTAATGTACTTGATCTTTATTCTGTGACCATTTTTACCAACAACATTAGGAGTTTGAGACTCTAGAGTCTTCAGAGAATTGTGCGAAAAACACCAATATATCCATATACAGTCagttccataaatatttggacatcgACAAAGTTACTGTCATTTTAGCTATCTACCACAGAATACTGGGGTTGAAATTAAATTATCAAAGACCTTCCGTATTTAATTTGagggtatttacatccaaatcggATGAACTCTGTATGTATTATGGCAGTTTTTATAAGTAGACCTCCCTTTTAAATGGACGAAAAGTAAATTGGGAGCTGGCTGCTCAGCTGTTccatggccaggtgtgtgttatttcctcattatttcacttacaaGAAGATGAAAGGTCTAGAGTGGATTTTGCTTTTGGAATCTGTTGCtgttaactctcaatatgaagtccaaCCAGCTGCCACTTCCAGTGACGCAAGCAATCATTAGGCTGGAAATTCAAAACACATCCATCAGAGAGGGAGTAAAAATATTAGGTGTGGCCAAATCTACTTAGTACattctgaaaaagaaatgttgcactggtgagctcaggaacaccaGAAGACCCAAAAGAGCATGGAAAACCATGTGGTGAAAGCCTTTGTTTTGTGAAGAAGAATTCTTTCCCCGGTGAAGAAAAACCTCTTCACAACAGTTGGCCAGATCAAGGACACCCTCTAGGAGATGTAAGATGTATCTGTGTCAATGTCAATATACGCAAATCCTACACCATTCACTCAATATGGATGTAAATACCcttaaatattcaatatttgATAAATATCTGACTTGACCTACAGCCATATTAACACCACATCAAACAGTTTCATTTCCATTCTTTTCTCATGCagaataattcatttattcaaactGGTAATGCATTACCAGTAAGAGTAAGATGAATCTATAGTAGTGCTTACAACTCTCAGATTCAAAAGGTATATTTAATCTAAAATGTTCAGCTAAAACAGCACATAAGTATTCTGACTCACCCTGTTTGCAGTTACAGCGAAATACTGCAGATTTTGAAGACTCCCGATGTCAGCTGGGATGTTCGATAGATTGTTGTAACTTAAATCAAGATACCTCAGCTTGCGACAGAAAAACAGCTGACTTGGGATTTTCTCAATCTTGTTCCGGTTCAGGTATAGACGCTCAAGGTTGGTCAAAGTGCCTATCTGGATAGGGATGTAGGCAATCTTGTTGTACCACAGTTTCAGGCACACGAGTCGATAAAGATGCTGAAAGCTGATGATTTCCTCGATGGTCTTCAGGTTGTTGTCCTTCAGATCGATCTCCTGCAGGTTGTGGAGGCTGAAGATGGAATGGGGGATGCGCTCCAAGTCGCAGCGAATGAGCTCCAGCTCCGTCAGATTCACCATCTTCTTCAGGCTATTAAGAACCATCAGTTTGGTGCCCTCGTTGTTGATGGAGAGCTTTTGCAGGTGCATCCCAACGTCAGTGACGACCTGTGGCAGTTTAGTCAGGTTGCTCTTCAGTCTAAGAACCTTGAGACCTTTTAGTTCTCGCAGTCCATCAATCACAATGTAGCGATTGTTCTCAGCACTGAGATTCCCTGTAAGCTGCAGCTCGGTCAGGTTCTTCAAACTGTAGATCCAAAGAGGTATTTCCTTGATGTCAGTGAACTTTATGTGCAAGGATTTCAGATTTTCTCTCAAAAACGCAAGTGCTGGTGCTTCTATTTTAGCCGGGGTGTGATACAACCACATCTCGCTCAGGTTTATGAGCTGGGCGATAATGGGTGGGATGGTGATATCAGGGATAAGCTCCAACTTAAGAACCTCCAGCTCCAGCAAGTCGAAGACTGTATCCGGAATTCCACTAAGCATAAACAGATGCAGCTCTAACTTCTCTTGAGAGTTCTTCGTGATTCTTTGTCGAAGCTTCTCCAGTGTCCACTCGTTGTTGAGGTTAAGCTGGCGAAGTTTGTTTTCGCTGACTTCTGAGAGGAAGACAGCAAAGCGCTTTGAGTAGAGGGGATCATACTGGTCaatcatgtgtaacatgaaggCAAAGTCATTCTTCACATCTGGAATGTCACTGTAGCTGCTCTCTTCTCTGATAGACTCAAAGGAGTATTTCTTGAGGGAACGCCGGAGCATCCAGCTGAGTGTGTACATGCAGATCATCCCATACACAACAACAAGACTTATGTAGAAGCATGCCAGGATTTTGAAAAGTGTGGCAAGTGGATGGGCGCAATTAAACATCTGATAACCAGTAAGATTTTCAATGTCTACACTACAATCAACACTGAATTGAATATTGTGGACGTAGTAACCAGTGTAACAGATGATAAGGATGAATTTAACAACTTTGATAATTGTTTGTCGGATGTAAAGCCTGTAGACTATGTCTCCTTCCTCAACATGAAGCCTAAATTTCTTAACCTTTTCAAACAATGCCTTAGCCTGTTCACCCTCTTTTTTGTCCAGGACGCCGTTTTCAGAGTGGTCGACAATCCCCTGGTCAAATCGAAACTTGGTGGTGGACAGCATGGAAACACTGGCCTCCACATCTTCACTCACACACGATGCCTTTTTGTCAATTGAGCCGTTCATTTTCCCTAGAGCTTTAGGATCACTTTCCTCAACCACTGTCTCAGACAATGCTCGTGTGGTCCATGGAGAATCAAAACACTTCAAAAGAATGGAGACAAAATGTTCCAGTTTGGAACTAGTCCAAGGGAACTTGAACCAAAAGTTGCTGCAAGCCAGGAAGATCAGTGTGTGCAGCAGCACCAAATATGGAAAATACTTAGCAAACCAGTGAAGCTTGTTTTCATAGCACACAGCATCAACGTAGTTGTACTGGTGTCTGTCAAGGTCGTATCGGATTCCCTGTGGTTCAAAAGCAGCCTCGAAATACTTTCGACAGGTTTCGTTTACTACCCATTTGCAAGGCAGGCAGATCATCTTGTCCTGGGTGACTTGCAAGGTTCCTCCAAACACTGCGATCATCAGCATCACGACAGACAGATAGTCTGTGAATACATCCCACCACGGCTTCAAAATGCGGTACGCAGGCTGAGTATCCACAAAGTACCGCAACTCGGTGATGGGAATCATTGTtgatctgaaataaataaataaataaataaataaataaataaataaataaataaataacagcaggacctcaacctttttttcttctgcatcTTGTGATAtgatttgaataaaaaataaagcagctttacCAGAGGATGATGCGGTGCCTCTCTGTTCTGGCTTCATATGTAAGAACAAGGCTCCACCAAGAGAACAATTTGGCTTTCTTGTCAGCTATTATTAACCGCTTCCGCTAATAACACTCAAGAATTGTCTCTTCTCGCTATGGAAAGGGAGTCCATGACCCCAAAGTTCAGATCCTGTTTGTCTTTGGGAGGGGCAGAGGCTCAGCAGTGGCTCCTCTGTGCGCCGTTATGTTACCTAACAGCGCACATGGTCAGTCAGGAATCTGCACTCATCACAGGCCGGCGTGTCAGGATGAAGCACAGATTTCCTGTCAAGATAATGGCACACCAACGTCAACACCCCCAGCACAGCTCATTTTACTGAACGCTGactattaatttatatattgtaAAGAAtatagcaaacaaacaaaaacagtgtaaattatatttataaatctataacaaagtttgtcaAAAacaaatagggtgcctaaaacttttgcacagtacacacacacacacacacacacacacacacacacacacacacacacacattatatatattttgtgtgtatatatatatatatacgcacgggcgcgcgcacacacacacacacacacacacacacacacacacaaatagatggatagatacaattgacacttttttgtttgtttgctataTTATTTGTATGTAATGTGGGCAATTTGTGGAAAAGGCTTTCCTTAAACTTGGCCTTTTATACTGAATGTAACCAAATAAACCTGTTCTTTAGCCCTgttgaaaagtaaaaaaaataaaccttatatttacaaaaacccttaaatactttttttttttaaaaaaaaagaaagaaagaaagaaagaaagaaagaaagaaagaaagaaagaaagaaagaaagaaaagaaagaaaaaaagattcacACAACTAGCATCATCACTACTGGCCAGGTCACTGAAACTAGATGATTTAGCAACATGTAGCCACATGATGCTATTTCAGTAAACCGCAAGTCAACAAGTACCAACACGGCCCTTTAATATCCATGTTCAGCTTAAATAAATCACTTTATAATTATAAAGTATTATCATTAAACGCAACTTTAAGCTATTGATGAATCAAGTCAATGTTAGGGACTGAGGAACCGGTTCGGGACAGTTATTTGAACACAAATGGTGTTTCCTACATTAATACCGTGCTAGGATGATAAAAACACTATAGTACTAGTTGACCTGGTGTTAATAGGTTagtgtgcggtttgggacagAGCCATGCTCGGTTAGCCTGCTAGCACCTTCACTCCGGcaagctattattattactgttattaataTTGTCACGTTATTCTTCAACATCAAATACATCTAAACATGCTGAAGAAAACCTGACAATAGTAGTGACATGGACTTACCGGGATTTGTATTTTTGATTATCATATTTGGTCAAATTTGATCatcaaagatatttttttcccGTCAGGTTAtttatccctttaaaaaaaaggcaccGCTGGAGACGGGAATAAACTGGAAAGAGCCGCTCTTCTTTCTTCTCAGTGTCGTTTCACCCCCAGGACGCGAGGGAGCAGTAGTGTGTGCAAACTCGTGTGTGCGGAATGCGCTTATAACTATAATAAATCGCTACCGCCACCGTGTGaccagagagagaaataacaaCACGAACACCACACTCGTAACACAGAAAAGAGCAGCAAATAAAACTGTAAGTGATTTAAAATGATCTAAAGAGATGGAGTATACCAGTGTACTGTTATACAGGTGTATTTTAGATCATTTTTTAGTTaggtttacttttaaaaaaataaataaaataacatctcAGGCCCACCCTATTGTCCCCCTTACAGCAATATAAAtgaaattgatttatttttgattatttgtttgtttattcattctttctttttcagtagACACTTTATGCTTCTCTGGTTCAAAGCAAGTACAAAAACACCGATATCTACTGTAAAATATGGTGATGCATCATTTTGGGACTGTTTCGCACCTAGTGGTCCACAGGCTTTTGTGAAGATTAATGGCATCATTAATTTTGTTAATTATCTGGATATCTCTGGATAGCCAAAAACCTGGTTGCTTCTTGGAAGAAGTACAGACTTAGTTATCAATGGATCCTTCAAAATTTAATACCTcaaacatacatccaaatcaacacagaatTAGTTACACAACACAAAATTTGTGTTTTACCTTGATCATCTCTAACTCTGAATTACAACCCTAATGAGAACCTCATACACAAATTCCATATACATAACCCTAAGAATACAAAGATGTTctacatgtatatattattttgtgggAGGtcgtcattttaaaaaatgagtgTTTTGCAGAAAAGTtacttcaattcagttttatttgtataacgctttcaacaatggacattgtcccaaatcAGCTtgagataaatatataaattcagaatataaaTGTATGcctttatccctaatgagcaagccagaggcgacggtcgCAAAACTCCCCGAAACAATATGAGGAACAAACGTTGAGACTCAAAAGGGAGCCAGAGTCAAAAGGGAGcccatcttcatctgggtgacaccagatagtgcgattataaataaatctcttcTATAAATCTGCTAATATTatatggtcaaatagtgcagctCTGTAACCATGAAACTTCATTTACATTCAGaaacattattaattaattaaataaataaaatattactccACAACATCTCCATATATTTTTGGTCAAAATAACACTTGTATGTGTTTCACAGTTTCATATTCTATATTAAATTCTTGCTGATTTCCATAAAAGATGTCAAATAGCCAAGCATGCATCACTTATTTGCAAACTTTTAAATCTCAAAGATCTTCAGGACAATGCATATATGCCAGTATATGTCATGCAATGGTAATAGGATTCCAAAACACATTACCACAAAATCTTTGTGCTTTGTCAACCCATAAGTTTGGGTTGTTAATTGTAAACATTGTATAGTTCTTTACACGATACATTTATTTGCTTGGCAggtaaaaatgagaaaaactgaaatgtttcagtaCTGTGTATGAAAGGcttccttttgttttttccttctgcTCTAAGATCTACTATATCCATCCAATTCTAAACCTGAATCATGCTTGGAGAAACAAAATGAAGTAGCCTTTGCCAGCATCTCTACCAGGAGGAAGTGCCAGATTCAGGCAGACTCCCATGCTTAACTGATTACATTTCTCACAGCGGGAGGCTTAAACAAGGGCCACTTCATGCAGGAAGCCTGAAGGTTATGTTAACATAACCCCTTACTCCGCTTGGCCAGGATCTGCCCTGACACCATCGTTTAAACACTGCCTAATACAATGATACAAATGATGGCTTACATGCTgtatacaatatttatttttcaacttTGCCCTGGGTGCGAAGACCACTAAGAACAATACCTCGTAATTATAAGGTCTAAGTGTGGGAACCTATAAATCAATAGCTAAAGACAATGTGTCTCTGTATTTCCCATCCAGACAGTGGTATTTCCTTTGCAGACGTTTACCATGACTACAGTAAAGATAGTTCACGATTCATATGATGGACACAGAGGTGTGCTCATACATGCACGCACATATGCACTTTTAAAGAAGTTTCTTTGTGCATGGATAGTTTCATGCTGATTGTTGGGAACAGGaatctttttaaaaactccCATTTGTTtatgctgtttttgtttgtttgtttgtttgtttgtttgtttgggttttttttatttatttttttagaatttttataGGATCACATATCAGCGTAACTCAGTTGAAACCAGTTGCAAATCAGTTAAACACTATTAAGACCAGTGACTTAATAGTATCAATATTGACTGTGTTAATAGTGTCCGATTGACGTAATAGAAATATTAAGTGtcaatatttcacaatattGTGAAATATGTACCACATAACAGACATAAATTATTTTTGTACAGGACAAATAAATGATCATAACTGGGTTATAATTTGTTCTGGTTTTGAGCTGAGTAGGATGTAATGCCCTGTGATGTCACTCTCATCATTGCCTAACATTGAATAATATCCATTATAATATCTCAGAACCAATCTAGTACAAACAGTAAATTATTTTCTGGCAGGAATCAGCACAAAAAAGGTTCCAGATTAACAGAAAATGTAAAGTTTCCACATAAGTgagaatgtatttgtatttctaATGTAGTTCTAAATTAAAATTAATCATAGAACcatgtggtgtgtttgttttcttgtcaTCCTTCACTGTTCATTCAATAGGCAGTATTATTTGCACCAATCCACCCCAAAAAGTGATTGTCATTTATGCTAAACACCTCTCTCCTTTCCCAAGGCAGGCTCACAATAGGTCTTTGCCCTGAATGGACTCCCAATTCCCAAGAAACCAAGGAGGGAAGACTCAGGGAAGTTTAGAAAGGAGCATTagatgtttctttctttttttttttttttttaaatgcactttgGTTAATGGTCTATACTGAATAGAGCTTAAAATGCTTAGTGTGGAGGCCTGTACAAGAAAATTCTTCATATCGAGGGCTCTATTCACAAGCATGCTTTTGGCTGCTGAGGCCTGTTCACTGAACAATAACCATTCAGGCAGAGTAAATTCATTTGAAATGCATTTTGTACAGTCTGGCCTACACCATGGTCTGAGCTGCACCACTGCTTTAGTTTCAGAAGAAAATTGTATAGTGGGATTAACTAAGGACAGAGTGCACTAATAATGTGATGCTGCTTTCACAATCTTATGAACACATACTCTATGAATTTTAAGTCCAAtacaatgtttgttttttaatatgtcattttagaaaagttttttttttttttaaatataagtgtTATGTTACA of Ictalurus punctatus breed USDA103 chromosome 22, Coco_2.0, whole genome shotgun sequence contains these proteins:
- the lrrc8ab gene encoding volume-regulated anion channel subunit LRRC8A translates to MIPITELRYFVDTQPAYRILKPWWDVFTDYLSVVMLMIAVFGGTLQVTQDKMICLPCKWVVNETCRKYFEAAFEPQGIRYDLDRHQYNYVDAVCYENKLHWFAKYFPYLVLLHTLIFLACSNFWFKFPWTSSKLEHFVSILLKCFDSPWTTRALSETVVEESDPKALGKMNGSIDKKASCVSEDVEASVSMLSTTKFRFDQGIVDHSENGVLDKKEGEQAKALFEKVKKFRLHVEEGDIVYRLYIRQTIIKVVKFILIICYTGYYVHNIQFSVDCSVDIENLTGYQMFNCAHPLATLFKILACFYISLVVVYGMICMYTLSWMLRRSLKKYSFESIREESSYSDIPDVKNDFAFMLHMIDQYDPLYSKRFAVFLSEVSENKLRQLNLNNEWTLEKLRQRITKNSQEKLELHLFMLSGIPDTVFDLLELEVLKLELIPDITIPPIIAQLINLSEMWLYHTPAKIEAPALAFLRENLKSLHIKFTDIKEIPLWIYSLKNLTELQLTGNLSAENNRYIVIDGLRELKGLKVLRLKSNLTKLPQVVTDVGMHLQKLSINNEGTKLMVLNSLKKMVNLTELELIRCDLERIPHSIFSLHNLQEIDLKDNNLKTIEEIISFQHLYRLVCLKLWYNKIAYIPIQIGTLTNLERLYLNRNKIEKIPSQLFFCRKLRYLDLSYNNLSNIPADIGSLQNLQYFAVTANRIEKLPPELFQCKKLRTLNLGNNYLQSLPSRFGELVNLTQLELRGNGLECLPVELGECKLLKRSGLIVEEAIFNTLPTEVKEQLWRAEKEAA